Genomic segment of Peribacillus frigoritolerans:
GTTTAGCACCTTACTATACTCTTTGGACTTCTTACACCAATAATGAGATATCAATTTGCAATTTGTAATCAGGTAGTTCCCACATTTCCTATGGTCAATAGGCAAGATTACAGGATTTTCTTCTGTAAGAGCCAAGTTAATTCGAACATTGGCATACATTATGACTATCCGCAAGGTGATGCACCACTCCCCCTCCTTTAAGTTTCTTACAGTATCTCGTAATTGGATTCAAAAAAAGAAAAATAAATAAAAATATTGCTTTGGTGTACATAATATAAGGAATAACCAATGATAGTAAAAGTGTTATGAAAAGGGTGAACAAATGGAAAGAAATAGCGCGATTGACTTTATTAAATTTTTTGCAATTTTTTCTGTTGTAGTCATTCATGTATTCCCAAAGGATAGCCAAATTGGTCTATTTATTCTCGATAACATCTCAAGGTTTGCGGTGCCATTCTTCTTTACTGCCTCTGGTTATTTGTTCGGTAAAAAGATGATACATACAAGGGATTCCATTGATTATTTTAAAAGGTATATTATAAAAATCTTAAAACTGTATTTATGCTGGCTCTTCTTTTATATGATGTATGATGTTCTTATTCTTTATAAAGTTGCTACCGATGCAGCAAAGGAATTAGCGCAATACATTAATCATTTTTCCTTTCTTGACCTTATATATTACGGAACTGGGACTAGCGGATACCAATTGTGGTTTTTAACCGCATTAATTTGGAGTGTTATCATTCTTTTCGTTTTTTTTAAATTAAAAAAAGTAAGGCTTCTTTTAACCATCAGCCTAATATTAAACTTGATAGGTCTTTTCGGACAATCGTATTCTGTGTTCTATGATTTTCCTCAAAGTACACGGGATGCTTTATTTATTGGTCTTTTTTATACAACTTTGGGATTCTTCTTAGCGGATGATAAATTCTTTAAAAAGTCAAGAGCAATAACAGCCAAAACCTACCTATTATTAATTTTTATCTTCTTTACTTTCCAAGTGGTAGAAGGATACTTATTAGATAAGGTATTATCAGGAAGCCATGGAGAATATTTTATTTCTACTATCTTTTTAACTGCATTTCTTTTTTTATTTGCATTAAATAATAAAACATTGGGGAAGGATTTGTTCATTACTAAAGTAGGAGGAAGAGCCCTAGGTATATACATTGTTCATGTAGTCTTCATCGATATTTTTGATTTGATTTTATCGGCAGTAAAAATGGATCATATATCCGACAATTTATTGTTAAAACTATTTGAGACACTCCTTATAATTTCTATGTCGTACATTTCTTATGACCTCCTTCAATATTTCAAAAGGCGTTTAAGCAAAATGATAAAAACCTGTTAGTGGAGAGTTACAACGATAAAAGCGCATGAGACCTCAAGTCCCAATAATTCTTCTTAAAAATTACACTTAAAAAACCACAGGTCCAAGCGTTATTAATTCGATGTTCTCTCCTCTATAAATGAAAAAAATCTGTTTTTTGCTTTCAACTAAGTTTGAAAGAAATTTGTTGTCACTCCCTTTTTTTGAGAATTTTATCTTTATATTTGCAAACCCTGAATTAATTCAATTATGTTAAATCCTTTTTTGACACTTCGATTAAACTTAGTGCGACCAAGACTTTATGATGCCAATTAAACAGATTTGCGGTGATATGGTTTGTTCTCCCGCTTTCTCATATATAAGTAATGATAGGTTTGATACTACTTTGCCCATTAAAAAAGCGCCTTTCTCAAAGGGAGCTAAGCTGGTTCATTATAGTTAAAAAATTGATCCCCTATACAAGTAAATGTTGGTTTTATCCTTTTGACATAGTGAAGGAATCAACGTTACATTCTTTTAAAGCATCATTAATCAATGTAAGCTGATCATTAATCATTGATAAGTAGGAAATATGATAGTCATTTATTTGTTCCTTTAACTCCAACAGCAGCGTTTTTTCCCTAAGTACAAGGTAAATCTCGTCTGGATGTAACATATCACTTCTCCTTTTAGTCAAGATATTACCTTTTACCCAATTTATTACAATCATTAACTTGTAAATGGATGTTTTGTACCATATTTCACAAGGGATATTAAGAAGAAGTTGGACTATACGTTTTTTATTACAAACCATGACTTAGTTTCATAATGGGCTCAGTGACAGTTCCTCCTTTTAGTAAAGTTCCGTCAGTTGAGGTAGCACAACGATAAGTAAATAGAATATTTATTAAAAGGCTGTCGTATATTAGTCTTTAACGTCGAATATGCCCCCTTCTTACATTGTTATGTTAGACTTAATATATCAAACCATATTTTCTTAGGTTTGATAGACTTTTCTTAGTCACACTTGTATAAGGAAAGGAGTGTAGTAAATGGAGAAAATCAGCGTTTTTCTGGATGACTATCGGAAAGCACCCGATGGCTATGTGTTAGTCGAGACTATTGACGAATGTATAGAGCTATTGCAAAACTTTGATATTGAACATCTTTCTTTGGACCATGATTTATTAAATAAAACCAGGAATGGTTTTATGCTTGTTCAAAAGATGGTCAAAGAAAAACTATTTGCCAATCGCATTACTATTCACTCTGCCAATTCAGTTGGCGGTAAAGCAATGTACAACTGTTTAAAGCAAGCACAACGGAATTTAACTATGCCCCCTGCCATTATTGTATCCTTACGACCATTGCCTCTCAAATTCTTCCCGTCAAAGGTTCTGCAACATTATATAGATATACGGTAAACTCTTCTCAATCTCAATTACATTTCATCCATTGTAAATGTAAAATAAACTATATTGAAAAGGCAACTTTATTCATAGTTGCTTTTTTGTATTTTTATTTTGACTGTTGTACAGATAGAAGCAATCCTTAATAAAAAAAGATCACTCCCTGATCAGAATCTATCAGGGAGTGATCTTTTTTGGTCCAAAAGCTATAAGCACCTTCTGTAACCATTGATTTAAATCATGATTTCACTTCATTAAAAAATTGCGGCAGGTCTTCTTTATGCGCCTCGAGCATTTCATCCAGTATTTTTTTGGCGATAGTGTCTGATGGTACTAAAGGATTTATGGTCATCGCCACTAAAGCTTTATGATAATCTCCTGTGACAGCCGCTTCAGCAGCCATCCTTTCAAAAGATTTAATTTGCTGGACCAATCCCCGGACTGCTACAGGCAGGTCGCCAATGGCGATTGGTCTTGGCCCTTCTTTGGTGATCACACAGTTAATTTCAATGGCTGATTCATTTGGAATACTCGCTATCGCCCCGTTATTGCGTGTATTGACTGGCTGAATATCCCGCTTATCATTGTAAATCGAATTGATGAGACTGCATGCCGCTTCGCTGTAATACGCTCCACCGCGCTTTTCTAGTTGAGCCGGTTTAACATTCAGTTCAGGATCTCTATACAATTCAAATAGGTCCTTTTCCAGTTGTTGAACGACCTCGGCCCGCGTCCCATTTGTTGCTGAAGATTCCTTTTCTTCGGCAAGCATTTCATCGGTCTTGTAATAATAACGATGGTATCCGCAAGGAATAATGCCCATTCCTTTGATGAAATCACGATCCCAGGCAAAGCCTGCAATGTTTTTCATCGTCATTTCATTTTTTGGATCCCCAAGCGCATTTATTACTTTATCCTTCACGCTTTTTCCGTCCACATATACATCCAGTCCGAATACCATATGATTCAATCCTGCAAAATCGACTTGAACCCTGTCTGGCTCTACATCCAAAGCTTTTGCTATGCCCATTTTCATCCCGATGGGAACGTTGCATAAACCAACAACCTTTTTGATGGTGCTATACCTTAAGACTGCCTCCGTAACCATTCCAGCTGGGTTGGTGAAGTTCACAAGCCAGGCATCCGGACAAAGCTCCTCCATATCCCTGCAGATTTCAAGTATCACTGGTATGGTCCGAAGTCCTTTGAAGAGACCTCCAGGCCCATTTGTCTCCTGTCCGATTACATCATATTTTAATGGAATCCTTTCATCCTTAGCTCTTGCATCAAGTAATCCGACCCGGAATTGGGTCGTTACAAAATCTGCATCCTTCAATGCTTCGCGTCGGTTAAGTGTAAGGTGAATGTCAATTGGCAGACCTGCCTTTTCAACCATTCTCCTAGCAAGGTTTCCGACGATCTCCAGTTTTTCGTTACCTTTGTTTATGTCAACGAGCCAGATTTCACTTATAGGAAGTTCATCATACCGTTTGATAAAACCTTCAATCAGTTCCGGTGTATAGCTGGAACCGCCGCCTATTGTCACGATTTTTATCCCATTCTTCAAAATGACATCCCACCATTCTTATTTTTGTCTCATTTCCCGATACATTTTAATCATTTCTGCAACTAGGTCCCTTATCGTCTCAGCACTCATCATTTGATCCTCTGCATGCATAAGTAGAAGCGAGAATTCCACCTTTTGTCCTGATGCTTCCTGCTGGATGAGCCCTGAATGGGCATGGTGGCCTTCAACCATATGAATCTGGGATTTCTTCAGTTTTTCCTCGGCCGCTTCATATCGTCCTTCTCTTGCCTCATACAAGGCTTCCATGATCAAGCTCTTTGCGGTCCCTACATTGCTGATCATTTCAAAAGCTACAGCTTCCAATCCTTCCATGACTATTCCCTTCTTCCTTGGTTTACATATGTTTGCAGATGATGAAACAAGGCACCGAACATGCCTGCATCATTGTTCAAAAAACATGCTTCAATACAATCTCCATTTATATATCCATTTAATGATTCGACTCTTCTTCTGAGCTCTGGTATCAATTCTTGCCTGGCACTTACAGCTCCGCCAATCAAGATTTTGTTTGGATTGAACATGAAATACAAATTGTGGATTCCAATTGCAAGGCTATCATAGAACCTTTCCACTTCATCGCGAGCTATAGGGTCTCCAGTTTCATATGCATGAAAAACATCCTGTCCGGTTACTTCCTCAACCAAAATTCCTTTATGTTTTGCATACCGTTCCCTGATGCCTGAAATAGATCCATTCCAACTCAAAGTATTTTTAAAAGCTGATCCATCTTTGCTACCATGGGTGATCATGAATCCAAATTCACCGGCCCCAAAGGAAATGCCCCGGTATAATTGATTGTTAAGGAAAACCGCTCCGCCAACCCCTGTACCGACAGTCATGCAGAGAAAGTGTTCAGTGTCCTTTGCGTTCCCCTTCCATTTCTCGGCTAGAGCGACACAATTCACATCATTTTCCACCGTGACAGGCAGATTCGTCCGTTCCTCCATATATGTTTTAATGTTGAAACCATCAAAATCCTTGATGGCTCCACCCATTTCTATAAAACCTGTCTGGTCATTGACAAAGCCGGGAGCGCTAATGGCGATTCCTCGTAAACTGGGAAAAACGGAAACTTTAGCTAAGATCGCTTCAAGGATAGCTTCCCCATTGTTGCGAACCGTCGGAAATCTTCCTTTTTCCAAAATATCGCCTAATTCTGTCAGCAATCCGTATTTTATTTCCGTTCCCCCTATGTCAAAGGCTAGATAGTTGGACATGATATCCTGTCCCCCTTACTAAATTTTTTTGATAGTATAATATAGACCAGGGCCGAACTTGGATTGCTGAAAGACCTGTTTAAGGTGCTTCACCGCTTCCTCTCCTTTGAGGGCGGTCATTGCTTCAAATATTGCCTGAACCCGATTTGAGGATAGAAGAGTTGTTTTTATGCGTTCATCTTCATATTCCGAGAAGAAATCACAAAGATATGATATCTGTCCGCAATTCATTTGAATTTGATAAGTATTCATGCATTCTCCTTTCTAAGCAGGTAAATCGTTATTGCCGGCATCCGTTGGTTGCTGTATGGCTGCAGCCTTATTGGAAGCTAGCACGAACGGTAGATAGACAAGCGTTGAAACAGCCAGACAGACGAATCCAATAACCAAGGCCATCCAGTTTCCGCCAGTACCAAAGAATGCAATAAGCGGACCAGGCGTCGTCCACGGCACAGTATAGGCTATCGGCGGTATCAGCTCTGTTGTGATCGCGATATAGCCGATCAAGATGTTTACTGCCGGCACCAGGATGAAAGGGAAGATCAATATTGGATTAAGTACAACTGGCAATCCAAAGATGATCGGTTCATTGATATTGAAGATACCCGGTGCAATGGAAAGCTTTCCGATATCGTGATAATCCTTTCTTCTTGATGCGATGAAAATGGCAATGATCAATCCCAGGGTCATGCCTGATCCACCGTAATTGGCGAAAGCATCATTGATAGCCCAAGTAACAGGGTAGGGAGCTCCCCAGGCAGATCCATGTGAAGCGACATAGTTCAGGTTTTCAAGCGTTGCCTCCGCAAACATTCCTTCCCTGATTGCGGCAACTGTATTAGGACCATGAATCCCGAAGACCCAGAGGAGATTCGATACTATGGCCAGGATAATTAACGAGAATATATTGGTTCCCAAGTTTTTCAATGGGGTCTGGATCGCTGCATATATCAATTCATGGATCCCATTTGGGTAGATAGCTAGAATGATTGCATTACCAACTGAGAATAAAACTGTAATGATGACGATTGGAAAAAGAACCTTGAATGTTCTCGAGATGGCTGGCGGTACGGACGCAGGCATCGTGATTTGAAGACGTTTCGATTTGGATAAACGGCTGAAGATCTCGCCCACGAGCAAGCCGATGATCATGGCTACGAAGAGACCCTGTGCCCCCACCCATTGAGTGGAAAGGAAATTCGTCCCGTCAACCACCGTATAAGCGGGATATACAATGAAGAAAGTGGAAAGGGCAGTTAATCCGCAAAGAAGGTCATCCGCCTTCATGGCTAAGGCGATATTCCTGGCAATTAGAAAGACGATGAATATGGATAAAATACTGGTTGAACCATTCAATACTGGTGCGAATACCTGCTGGAAATCAGCCAAATTAGGAAATAGCTTATTCAAGAACAGCATCTTTGCAATGAATCCATCCGGAGCCAGTACAGCAAAATTCAGTAAAACGATCAATGAACCCGCAAGCGTGATTGGAAATGCTAATATAAAAGCGTCACGAATAGCAACAATATGCCTTTGAGAGTTCAGTTTAGCCGCGACAGGAACAAGGGCTTTTTCCATACCACGCTCAAAACTAGCCATGAATCCCATAAAATACCCCCCTGAATCATTCTTTTTTTTGTTTTATTGATCTTGACCAATAAGCTCTAATGCCCGATCGAGGATCGCGCTCCCGTTCATCGTTCCATATGCTCTCATTTCTATAACCTCTACTGGCACCCTTCCGTCTACAATGGCATCCACCTGTGCTTTTTGATATCTGACCTGAGGACCCAATAATACGACGTCCACTTCCTCAGCGGCTTTTGAGCATTCTGAAATGGGCAAGGCAACAATATCAATGGCGATGCCCTTATCCTTTGCAGCGTCATTCATTTTATTAACGAGCAAGCTGGTGGACATTCCAGCTGCACATACCAATAGGATTTTTTTCATTCATTATTCCTCCTTTTGAATAATAGATTGAATATTATGTAAATTATTTCCGTTATTTTCTATCAATTCTTTATACCAATAGAAACTTTTTTTCTTAATGCGCCTTAAATCCTTTTCACTATGTTCATCTCTGTTCACATAAACGAAGCCGTAGCGCTTCTTGTAGCCATTAAGCCAGCTAAGTATATCCGTGAATGACCAAGTGCAGTATCCAATTAGGTCCACACCGTCACTGATGGCATCCTGGCAGGCCGCTACATGACTTTTCAAATACTCAATGCGGTACTCATCATTCACCACATCCCCTTCAAGGAGCGTATCATATTCACCTAAGCCATTTTCAGTGATGAGGATAGGGAGCCTATATCTGCTGGTCAATCTGCGAAGTCCGATACGAAGGCCTGTAGGGTCGATTTCCCAATCCCAGTTCGTTGCATCCAAGTGAGGATTTCGCTTTGATTTGAAAAGTCCGGGAACACCGCTTTCCTCTGATGTTCCTTTCTTTCCGGTCGTATTCATGGTCCCCAGTTCAATGCCGTCAAGCGGGTTCATTTCGACAGTTCCCGATCTATAGTAATTGACTCCGATGAAGTCAGGCCTTCCAAAGGCCAGAAGTTCCATATCCCCATCCATGATGGTCGGAGCCAGACCATTTCTCTCTAAATACTTCATGCTTATCATAGGATAGGTTCCCCAGCAATAAACATCCAGCCACCAATGGTTATTGAGATCCTCGGCATTTTCATAAGCAAGGATATTATCCGGGGCACAAGTAAAAGGGTATGTCGGTCCAAAAGCAAAGCTGGGACCGATTTTGCCTTCAGGTACGAACCTTCTGAATGATTGGATGGCTTTAGCATTGGCCAAGTTTGCAATATGATTGGCTTCATACATCCTTTTTGCATCTTTCACACCCGGTGGATGCAGCCCTGTACGGTATCCTAATCCGATAAATACATTTTGCTCATTCAAAGTGACCCAGTACTTAACCCGTCCACCGAAGCGTTTGAACAGCGTGATGCAATATTCGTTGAAGTCATGAATGATTTCCCTTGATTCCCAGGCACCATATTCCTCCATTAATGCTTGGGGAACATCCCAGTGGTAAACCGTTAAAATGGGCTCAATGCCGTGTTTTAGCAATTCATTAATGAGGTCATCGTAAAATTTCAGGCCCGCTTCATTGATTTTTCCTTTCCCTTCAGGATAAATCCGGCTCCAGGCAACAGAAAAGCGGTATGCCTTCAATCCCATATCGGCCATCAAGGCAATGTCTTCCCTGAAACGATGATAATGGTCAACCGCCACATCACCGTTCGTACTTTCAAAAGTCGTACCATTCTTTTTTGCATAAATATCCCAGACAGAAAGACCCTTTCCATCCTCATTCCATGCTCCCTCCACTTGGTATGCTGCCGATGCAGAGCCCCATAAAAAGTTTTCTGGGAAGCGTTCACTCTTTTGATGAATCATTATCTCACCTCTTCCTAAGAAAATTGTATCCGCTTTCAATGTTGCGGTAAATACCATTCCCCCTTTCTGTTTTTTGTGACGTCAGTTGTCATCTGTTACATAAAAGAAACAGGATGTTTCTCGTGATCTATATCTTGTATATTTCTTTGGCAATCGCCTCTAACAGATAAACGACCGGAATTTGGGTGGTTATATTCGATTTACCGCTGTATTCCTCTGTCACGAAATAGGATATATTCAAATCTGATATCCTTGCAATCGTACTGACTTTATTATTGGTTATGCTGACGATGGTGCTTCCCTCTTCTTTTAAACATTTTATAAGGTCAATGATCTCTATCGTTTCTCCAGACACACTCAAGGCAATCGTTACACTGTTACTTGAATACTTTGAATGGATTGGAAAGAAAGGATCCTTAATATATAAGGAAGATTTCCCAAGGCTGGAAACATAGCGTGACCCATATTCAGCCATAATGCCCGAGCTTCCAATACCAAGAAAAATGACACTCTCCGCTTTGGCAATCAGCCTCGCCGTTTCTTGAATATATGACTCGAAGCTTCCCTTCAGTGTCCTCTCTACAAATTCCGACAAAGAATGTTGGGTACTCTTTAGCTTGACATGCTGTTTCTCACTTATATACATCTTAAGCTTCACTTTGAATTCAGAGTAACCAGCGCAATCAACCTTTCTGCAAAAACGAAGGATAGTGGAAGTAGAGACATGTGTCTCATCTGCGAGCTCCCTTATCCTCATATAAGAGACCTTTTCTGCGTTTTTGGTAATATAACCATATAACGAACATTCCAATTCATTAAAAGATGCAATGGCTTCTCTAGTAAACATATAAAAACTCCTTTTGAGTGTCAGTTAACGACCAAAGTCTCATTTTCATTTTCCATACTCGTATCTATATTTCGTTTTCTATGCCATTTCTCCTTTTATTACTTATAATACGTAGGTTATTTGGAAGATTGGTTCTGCTGGATAAGTTGAACAGTCTAAATAACGGCCTTTGAATAGCCAAATGTTGCATAATACTCGTAAAATACAAAAAAAGCAATTCACATGAAGTGTAATTGCTTTTTTTAGAAGTGTATAATTTCGAGCTTCGTCCACTCCATGGTAGATTATTAGTTTTTTTCGCCTAGTAATAATTAGCATCTGACATTACTTGTTTTTTACGATCGATAAAATCGTAATGGTGCTAATAATGCAGAGCGTGCCAAGCCACTCGGCAAAACCGAATGTTACATTCAGCCAGAAAACGGATATTAAGGTTGCGGATAATGGTTCAACCGAAGCAAATAAACTTACCTCAGAAGCCGAGATGAATTTGGTACTTTCCAAATAAAAATAAAAAGCAATGATCGTACCGAAAATGATGATGAATAAAACCGCTGAAAATGAAGGGAACGTCCAATTGCCTTCAAATGCCCATGGAGGATGGATTACGCTAAAGCATATGCCTCCAATCAGCATGCCCCAACCCACAACAATCATCGCTCCCCATCTAGAAAGGAGTTTATAAGGCTGCAATGTATAGAACGCCAATGCAAAGGCTGATGTTACTCCCCAAAATACTGCCCAGCCGGAAATGGATAGTGTACGAATGCTTCCTCCCGTCACAAGCAAAAAAGTGCCTAAAATCGCTATGATCACAGCTACACTCACAGTAATGCTTGGAAAACGTTTGGAGCGAATGGCTAAATAACAAGTGATAAGCGCCGGTGCCAAGTATTGAAGGACTGTGGCAGTGGCTGCGTTGCCATGTTCAATCGCTGCAAAATATGTGTATTGAACAGCGAGCATTCCTAGAATGGCAAAAAGGATAATTTGAAGCGCATCTTTTTTGGTTTTCCAAATCTCAAAAACTTTCAGCCTTTCATTCTTATAAGCGACACCCAATAAGATGATTCCAGAAAGCAACAAGCGTATAACAGTGAGCCACTCAGGACTGAATCCTTGCTGCTGAAACAGATATTGAGCTGCCGTCCCTGACACTCCCCATAACGCAGCACCAGTCAGTACTAGTGCAATCCCTTTGTTTCTTGTAGGTGATATAGCAACTAAAGTATCATTACTCATTTTTTTCTACCCCGCTTTTTACACGTTCCGTATGGGCTTGAATTCTTAAATAACTTTCTTTCCAATTCTTTTCTATCACCTTAAGCACCATAGTGAGATTTCCATTCCTTAATGCGTGTATGATCTGATCATGCTCATCAACGGAAAGATGAACATCACTTACCTGATTGAAATAAAACAGTTCCATTCGTATAAGTTTTTGTTTGAGTCCCGATAGGATCCGCTTCATTTCATCATTTGTAGAAAGATTGATGTAAATGGAATGAAAGTCATTATCTTTCTGAACGGCCACCATTTGATTTCCTTCGTCGATTGCTTTTTTCACTTCATGATTGATGGCTTCCATTTCTATTAAGTGTTTTTCTTCAATGAAATCAAAAGCCTGTTCCATAGCCAGCTTTTCCAGTGTCCAAACAATGGAGTATATGTCTAATACACCATCGAATCGAATAGGGGAAACAATTGTTGAACGGCTCGGCTTGGTCTCGACAAATCCTTCATCCTCAAGCCTTAATAGTGCTTCTCTTATTGGGGTTCTGCTTACACCCAATTGCTCGGCTAATTCTTTATCGCGTAATTGCTGGCCTGGCGTTAGGTTTCCCTGGACAATCCAATCCCGCAATATCATGTATGCTTCTTCACGTACAGAAGTACGTTTTATTTTTTGAGATGAATTTGAATGCTTCAACGGCTATACCTCCTTAAATTACCGATATATAATATGCAATATATCACATATTGCATGCCGTAAGAAAGAAATTATAGAAAATTTATATCTGGATCCTTTGTTAAAACATCAAGC
This window contains:
- a CDS encoding acyltransferase; the encoded protein is MERNSAIDFIKFFAIFSVVVIHVFPKDSQIGLFILDNISRFAVPFFFTASGYLFGKKMIHTRDSIDYFKRYIIKILKLYLCWLFFYMMYDVLILYKVATDAAKELAQYINHFSFLDLIYYGTGTSGYQLWFLTALIWSVIILFVFFKLKKVRLLLTISLILNLIGLFGQSYSVFYDFPQSTRDALFIGLFYTTLGFFLADDKFFKKSRAITAKTYLLLIFIFFTFQVVEGYLLDKVLSGSHGEYFISTIFLTAFLFLFALNNKTLGKDLFITKVGGRALGIYIVHVVFIDIFDLILSAVKMDHISDNLLLKLFETLLIISMSYISYDLLQYFKRRLSKMIKTC
- a CDS encoding cyclic-phosphate processing receiver domain-containing protein, with the translated sequence MEKISVFLDDYRKAPDGYVLVETIDECIELLQNFDIEHLSLDHDLLNKTRNGFMLVQKMVKEKLFANRITIHSANSVGGKAMYNCLKQAQRNLTMPPAIIVSLRPLPLKFFPSKVLQHYIDIR
- a CDS encoding 6-phospho-beta-glucosidase — protein: MKNGIKIVTIGGGSSYTPELIEGFIKRYDELPISEIWLVDINKGNEKLEIVGNLARRMVEKAGLPIDIHLTLNRREALKDADFVTTQFRVGLLDARAKDERIPLKYDVIGQETNGPGGLFKGLRTIPVILEICRDMEELCPDAWLVNFTNPAGMVTEAVLRYSTIKKVVGLCNVPIGMKMGIAKALDVEPDRVQVDFAGLNHMVFGLDVYVDGKSVKDKVINALGDPKNEMTMKNIAGFAWDRDFIKGMGIIPCGYHRYYYKTDEMLAEEKESSATNGTRAEVVQQLEKDLFELYRDPELNVKPAQLEKRGGAYYSEAACSLINSIYNDKRDIQPVNTRNNGAIASIPNESAIEINCVITKEGPRPIAIGDLPVAVRGLVQQIKSFERMAAEAAVTGDYHKALVAMTINPLVPSDTIAKKILDEMLEAHKEDLPQFFNEVKS
- a CDS encoding PTS lactose/cellobiose transporter subunit IIA, with product MEGLEAVAFEMISNVGTAKSLIMEALYEAREGRYEAAEEKLKKSQIHMVEGHHAHSGLIQQEASGQKVEFSLLLMHAEDQMMSAETIRDLVAEMIKMYREMRQK
- a CDS encoding ROK family protein, translating into MSNYLAFDIGGTEIKYGLLTELGDILEKGRFPTVRNNGEAILEAILAKVSVFPSLRGIAISAPGFVNDQTGFIEMGGAIKDFDGFNIKTYMEERTNLPVTVENDVNCVALAEKWKGNAKDTEHFLCMTVGTGVGGAVFLNNQLYRGISFGAGEFGFMITHGSKDGSAFKNTLSWNGSISGIRERYAKHKGILVEEVTGQDVFHAYETGDPIARDEVERFYDSLAIGIHNLYFMFNPNKILIGGAVSARQELIPELRRRVESLNGYINGDCIEACFLNNDAGMFGALFHHLQTYVNQGRRE
- a CDS encoding PTS sugar transporter subunit IIC, which produces MGFMASFERGMEKALVPVAAKLNSQRHIVAIRDAFILAFPITLAGSLIVLLNFAVLAPDGFIAKMLFLNKLFPNLADFQQVFAPVLNGSTSILSIFIVFLIARNIALAMKADDLLCGLTALSTFFIVYPAYTVVDGTNFLSTQWVGAQGLFVAMIIGLLVGEIFSRLSKSKRLQITMPASVPPAISRTFKVLFPIVIITVLFSVGNAIILAIYPNGIHELIYAAIQTPLKNLGTNIFSLIILAIVSNLLWVFGIHGPNTVAAIREGMFAEATLENLNYVASHGSAWGAPYPVTWAINDAFANYGGSGMTLGLIIAIFIASRRKDYHDIGKLSIAPGIFNINEPIIFGLPVVLNPILIFPFILVPAVNILIGYIAITTELIPPIAYTVPWTTPGPLIAFFGTGGNWMALVIGFVCLAVSTLVYLPFVLASNKAAAIQQPTDAGNNDLPA
- a CDS encoding PTS sugar transporter subunit IIB codes for the protein MKKILLVCAAGMSTSLLVNKMNDAAKDKGIAIDIVALPISECSKAAEEVDVVLLGPQVRYQKAQVDAIVDGRVPVEVIEMRAYGTMNGSAILDRALELIGQDQ
- a CDS encoding glycoside hydrolase family 1 protein encodes the protein MIHQKSERFPENFLWGSASAAYQVEGAWNEDGKGLSVWDIYAKKNGTTFESTNGDVAVDHYHRFREDIALMADMGLKAYRFSVAWSRIYPEGKGKINEAGLKFYDDLINELLKHGIEPILTVYHWDVPQALMEEYGAWESREIIHDFNEYCITLFKRFGGRVKYWVTLNEQNVFIGLGYRTGLHPPGVKDAKRMYEANHIANLANAKAIQSFRRFVPEGKIGPSFAFGPTYPFTCAPDNILAYENAEDLNNHWWLDVYCWGTYPMISMKYLERNGLAPTIMDGDMELLAFGRPDFIGVNYYRSGTVEMNPLDGIELGTMNTTGKKGTSEESGVPGLFKSKRNPHLDATNWDWEIDPTGLRIGLRRLTSRYRLPILITENGLGEYDTLLEGDVVNDEYRIEYLKSHVAACQDAISDGVDLIGYCTWSFTDILSWLNGYKKRYGFVYVNRDEHSEKDLRRIKKKSFYWYKELIENNGNNLHNIQSIIQKEE
- a CDS encoding MurR/RpiR family transcriptional regulator; amino-acid sequence: MFTREAIASFNELECSLYGYITKNAEKVSYMRIRELADETHVSTSTILRFCRKVDCAGYSEFKVKLKMYISEKQHVKLKSTQHSLSEFVERTLKGSFESYIQETARLIAKAESVIFLGIGSSGIMAEYGSRYVSSLGKSSLYIKDPFFPIHSKYSSNSVTIALSVSGETIEIIDLIKCLKEEGSTIVSITNNKVSTIARISDLNISYFVTEEYSGKSNITTQIPVVYLLEAIAKEIYKI
- a CDS encoding DMT family transporter is translated as MSNDTLVAISPTRNKGIALVLTGAALWGVSGTAAQYLFQQQGFSPEWLTVIRLLLSGIILLGVAYKNERLKVFEIWKTKKDALQIILFAILGMLAVQYTYFAAIEHGNAATATVLQYLAPALITCYLAIRSKRFPSITVSVAVIIAILGTFLLVTGGSIRTLSISGWAVFWGVTSAFALAFYTLQPYKLLSRWGAMIVVGWGMLIGGICFSVIHPPWAFEGNWTFPSFSAVLFIIIFGTIIAFYFYLESTKFISASEVSLFASVEPLSATLISVFWLNVTFGFAEWLGTLCIISTITILSIVKNK
- a CDS encoding GntR family transcriptional regulator translates to MKHSNSSQKIKRTSVREEAYMILRDWIVQGNLTPGQQLRDKELAEQLGVSRTPIREALLRLEDEGFVETKPSRSTIVSPIRFDGVLDIYSIVWTLEKLAMEQAFDFIEEKHLIEMEAINHEVKKAIDEGNQMVAVQKDNDFHSIYINLSTNDEMKRILSGLKQKLIRMELFYFNQVSDVHLSVDEHDQIIHALRNGNLTMVLKVIEKNWKESYLRIQAHTERVKSGVEKNE